CTTTGAGTTAGGGAATAAACAAATTAACTTAATGAACAAAACATTTCTATAAAAATGCTCCGGTACAAGGACTCGActgaaaaggagagaaaaaagtaGCCAGTCtccaaagaagaactttgaTAGACCTTCAGAAAACCTGAAGAACTATTGTTCAAGACTACTTTAAAAATTAGAAGAAAGTCTGGCTgcttggaaacaaaatataacgAAATCATGGGTAGctcagacttttgcacagtactttaGATGTGTCCTAGCCCACCTGAGATCCAACCACGACTATCTGAGGCAACTGTATGATCTCCGCCCCCAGTGTTAGAAAGACCTCCTGCAACCGGTTGATAGTGGGAATGAGAGTTTCCATCCTTCCAACAGACCGGACACTGTTGCTAcattggtttttaaaaaaaaaaaaaaatgaataaattaaacacacacacacacacacacacacacacaagaaagcaaagataaaatagagagaaagaaagtAGAGAAAAGTAATGCAGTCCACttcaaaacagttaaaaaaacaaaaacagtataGCTTCGTCGGAGGGAGAAGTGGTCCTGATGAGAGGGGTGTAACACCACGCTCAATCCTCCCAGGTTAAGCACCAGTTTGAAGTGGCATTTTAAGATGAACACTGGTTACGAGTTATCAACTACTGGGATGAAACCAGGTCTGACTAACAGTGCAACAAATGGTGACAGCACAAACCGAGACACTCGATGTTATGTGCTAACTATAGCTTGCTAAATTTATTCGGTAAAGGGAGGAAGTGAAAGGGATAAGCTAGCTGCTTACACTCGCTTAGCTGCTAAAGAAACGGTACCCGATGCTGACCTCACCAATGTTCAAGATATATTCCTTCCTATCCAAGTTTCCTGTTCTTCATAGTTTGTATTAAAATAACGCGTTAACCCTTCATTCCACCCGAAATGGGATCCAAAATTAGCAGCATAAAGATACAGACCGTCAGTTGATCACATAGGCGGAACCGTATTACTCAGTCAATCCAATTGGTCAAAAATTTGAGTCACGAGGTTTCGTagcatctgattggctgatatGTAAAGTCCCGCCTTGTGAAACCTCAAATCAAACGACACTGCTTATACGTTTATATATTCTGACACTTAAAAAGCACACAACAAAAGCGGAAAgataggctttttttttttcttcctgtgtttTAATATCTGTATATATAAACATGATATTTACAAATCATACAATGGCCATCAGTAAGTTACAGAATAAAACATGTATGAACTTTGCACAGATGGTTAACAGGAAACACCCAGTCATCACGCAACCCAAATATTACTAATAAATACCCTCCATTAGAAGTTAGTGTCCCCTGGAATTTGTAGCAGCCAGAGATCATGTGAAGACAGCTTCATAAATGGACTCCTTTGTATTCAGATATTATGTGATCAGGTCGAGGTTGCAATTGCAAGAGGCCAAGTTTTCTCATCCAAGATAAGAAAGCCCTATTGCTGAGATAAACAGTCAGTGTTATCCATGCTCACCCTGGGGCTCTCTGTAAGAAAAATGACATTGTATTTTCCACAGTCTAAACACCGTATGCATCTCAAAGCACTGAGCGTCTCTCAAACAACAATTGGAAAAAACAGCTTCAAGCTACGCATTCTTAGTCCATGTATGAGGTGTCCATGCCCTCGCCCTCCGGATGAAGCAACCTCCCCGCTAAGCGCTCAATGTCATCGAGGCTAAGCTGTCGAAGGGAACGTTCATAGTccttgaaagaaaaaagaaagaaagtaaaaaaaaaaaaaaaaaaacatattgaaaAACAGCaggttaaaaacatttcagtgcatttatttacaacaCATTCTGGCTGAGAAATAATGCATGGAGGACTGGAGGCATGACTTTCAGAAacatttttgttgcttttaaaaGGAGTTTGTTAAGTCCAAAAAGTGTAGACGTAAGTGTGGACGTAAGTGGAGGTAAGCTAATTTGCAATTTtgactgtttgttttgtaatgatgttaaaattaTTTGCACGCAAATAATTCAACAATTTCAGGATAACAACAGAATTTGGCAGCAAAAGGCCAAAGTAGATTTTGCTTCATCCTCCCCcccttcaaacacacacacacacgcacgtcTGGCTGCTACTGGTCTGAGTTGTTCAATTAATTATTTAGCCCAGCATAATTAGTGGCTCCATAGTTTAGTGGTTTAAATATTTGCCTAACAAGCGAAAGGAGGAGACATGAATCCCTTTGGGGTTGCGTTGGGAAGGCATgcagagctacctgctgtggcaaCGCCTTGTGAATGAGGGAGCAGCTGAATGTAGCTTCTAATTAGTGAGCACAGTTGGATGGATAGGAGCTGATCAACTAACAAACTCAAGAGTTGTCAGTACACCCACTTTCTACAGTAAAATCTGTTCTcattaaaagataaaagcaTTATACAAATATTGTAGTAATTATTAATAATAGATTTCCAGAAATTAAATTAGTATCTCATTGTTACCACTACATGTTCATAAATCATCCATAACTGGCCCTTTcaactttaatattttacatttactaaATATCCACACCTGTCAACTTGTGTGACGAAAAAAATAGATGATGCTGCATTTAAATACCTTAATAAGCTGTTCATGAACCTTTGCTGCATCTGCCGGACTAAAGTGTCTAGCAAGTATAGTGGAGATGGTCTGCCATACTCCTCCCTGTGTGCTGCTTCCGCTGCTGGTGCTGCTACAGCTACCACCGCCGCCTGGTGCTGATGTCCCTGAAGCTGCAGTCCTCTCTCCCACGGGACGGATTACCAGATTCAATTTAGCTTCAGGACCAATAGAGTAATCACTCAGTCTGTGTTCATCTGAGGGAGAGTGATATAATGTATTGCCATTAAAAATTTACATATGATGCATGCAGAAAAGTATTAACAAATGCTGCCATCAAATGTGGCACTGTTGGCACATCTACCTGCTAGAGCTTTCCCTTTGTAGAGTAACCGTTGTTGGTTTGCTGGTATGTTGAGACGTTCAGACACAAGCTCCTTCACTGTGGAGACCTTTTCGTCTTCAGTCACCTGGAAGATAAACAACCCAATCATGTAGTACATGTGTAATTTAAGAGCATGACGCtagctgttttctttctgtgcagCTGAACAGCGTTTAAATTACACAGCACACAGTGCTGTAAAAGAGTATTTGTCCCATTCttgatttcttgttttttggcATATTtcgaacaaaacacacacacacacacacctacacgcctatctcacatttgccaaaaagcatcttgatgatccccaaaTCTTTTTGGGAAATATTCTGTAGACTGACGAGAAAAGAACTGAACTTTTTGAAGAGTTTGAGTTCTGTgttacatctggtgtaaaacacagtggaggtaGTGTGATggtggggctgctttgctgtttCGAGACCTGGAAGACTTCGtgtaattgatggaaccatgaattctgctctatccttcaggattttctggtagaatGTCCGGCCATTAGTTTGTCCTCTAACACACAAACGCCCTTGGGTTATGCAACAGGATAGTGaccaaaaacacagcagcaaaaaacagaaaggggagaaataatttcacagcactgtagctGCAACTCTTACCTTTACATTATCCAGATGTTAatgtgaaatatatatatataagtgacATCTCCGCTTTGTACTGACCTTTGTAGAGGCCCCTttctctaaaaaaaataaagtgcactCTGGCTAACATTTTAAACGAAATGGCTGTAATCACTGTTATAGCGTAGATGTTGTGCATGGAACCACTTCTCTGCTGAACACAGAATTTTTAGAAATAATCCAGTTTGTGCTtcataatgttttaaaaattagcTTCGTGAGAGACAGACTGAGGCTAAAGCTAACTGACAGCTATATTGGTCTTACTGCACGAAAAAGTGTTTCCCTGAGATAGGActtcccctttttttctttccccgaaACCACAAAGACCGGCTTCAAATGCTACTAGTCAGCTGTTGTCAGGAGAGATTGTATGCAACATCTTATCCAGGATTTGGCTAGCACGCCAGCCACTATAACATCAATGACTCTGAGAAGAAATGCCCATACAACCGACTAGTTTAGGCTAGAGTGTGTAGCACTGAATCCCAGTATTTCTGACAGgctattttattactttaaaaaacatatgCGTAGCCGTTTTTCTGAAGGTAGCTCGGCATGTGCCATGCCAATGCTGGCTCGGCTAAACTGCTAGCTGCGATCGCAGTTAGCAAGAGGCGGTGAGCTAGCGCAGCGGTACTTCACTCACCTGTACGCTGCACTCTTTTCCTTGAAGCGGTTTCACCGTGAGGATCATTTTTGAATAtgctttcaaaaaacaaaaaattacacAACAACAAAGATGAAGTAACAAAGCCTCCCGGAGTGTGCTGCTTCAGAGTACAGCTACTTTATCAGCTCGCGATTCTTTGCTTGCCAACGGCCCATTTTCTTCTCCCGCATCCCACTACCGCCGCGCGCTGGCCGGAGTGTGGCATGGCAGCTACACCAGCCCTCAGAGGAAAGTGTCAtaacaacaaacacaaagaataatccatttattttctccTAATTATGCCGCAGTTGaatattaaaaggaaaaaaagaggatggGAAAACTCAAAAAGGCTTACAGCTTTGACTTATAACGCGGCTATTAGTAATATTATCAACAATGCTACACCAGGGCTAATTTATTAAGTTTTTTAAAcaatctttttcatttttgtgtgtgtttaaataacACACAGGGAAATTGTGTTTAAATGAAGTGGACTAAGGCTGCATGGCTCTAGCGTGTTTTTACTAGTATCGTGGTGAACACAGTAACTTATTACTGATTTTCCTATTAATGCCTCACATTATTGCAACATTATAGCGTTGTTACCATAACTCATCATCACATGTAGTTTGAAACTGTAGTTATCGGAAAACTACTTGTCGTCCAATTGCAGagtaacatttattttgttactttatgCACCTACATCAAATACATATCAAGCCtttactgagaaaaaaaaacatgatataAGGTAAAATTATTTTAGGATGGCTGCACATCTGCTATGGAGAGAAAACGAATAAATCTTTGATCGGTGCACACGGCCAGCCTTTAACCTGCTTCATGATCGGTTGGGCATACAATCATTAACATGCATTGCACATTTTGCCGGATCCCCACCTACTCCCAAGGCTCAGGAACACCCTGAGGACCCCGTGACCCAGATGGGATCCGGTCCACACGTTTCTCATCTCACCCTCCCCGCATGGTTTCCACCGTGTGGGTCATGTGATTGCCTGCTGTCTGTGCCCAGCCCCGGCCAGCCGCGAGCAAGAGAGGAGAGCATCCTTCAGCTGGGCACTTACAGACGGGATGTGCACCTGTCGAGTGAACAGTCTGCAGCCAAACCAGGCCAAAACACGCCGGTGAAAGAGATCCCCATAACGCCATACAGGCTGCGTGTGGTAAGTGATGtttgtgttcatttgtttgtttatggtgTGAAATATCGCACAGCATTAATACAGTTTGCGGACACAGCCTCATCTGTGCTAACAGACAGTCAATTAGAAACATAACAGCGTAAAAGcagcaaagattaaaaaaagaaaagaaaaaaatcatcgtGAAAGCATCAGCCACGCCTAACAGTCACATGGAAAATCcaatgttatttttatgttttcattcctGTTAAGACTTTTGTGTGGGACCCAGCAGGAAGTTTGCACTAACATTTACTGTGCAAGCATTTCATTTCTACTTTCTTTCTATTTTGTCTTAATGTGGCTTGAATTATGTATAGAGATGCAGAACAATAGACTAGAGCTAATGCTTGCAATGTGGGGCTATACCTTATCTGTGACTCATTTGCAGTGAACATTAATGTGCTCATAAACATATGAACACAGGTATAGGTGTGGAAATGTACAAGAAGCCCAAAACAGGTGGATCTATGCTCTTATCCAGGTAGAAGCCATTACACCTGAACAGATTAGCTAAATAATAAAGAGGGGTGTAGATCAAAATCAGACAGAGATCAAGTTTGTTATAGATAGATCCATACTGCATAGGAGCTGTAGGAATGTATATACTCTATGGATGGCTCTTTGTAAAAAGCATAGATGAAGTCTGCTAGTGTTTGCAGGTGATGGGTACACTTCGGGACCTTCAGTTTGCCTTGCAACTAAAGATTGAGGAGCTTCGCCAGAGGGACACGCTGATAGATGAGCTGGAGCTTGAGCTGGACACGAAGGATGAACTCATCCGGAGGCTGCAGGAAGAACTAGACCGCTACAGAACCACTGTCTCCCTCCCAGGATCCTCTGCAGTCAGTGCATGTAGGCAGTTTTGTGCTGTTCTAATAATTGCAAGGCTTATTAGGACTGATATAGAGTTCTGTTTAATTTCCCTgacttttttattctttatttttttgcttctaCCTCAGCTCAAACTGATGACAACAAGAGACCCAGAAGGCAGACGGTGATTTGTGAGCCCCTCACTCTGGACCCAGTTTCTCTCGCCTTGGTTTCACAGAGAAGCTGTGACAAAAGCCACGAGTAAGAGCACACAGTGTTCCCTTCAGAGCTACACCTGCTCAGATTGAAAAATCACACTCATGCATGTTCAAGGCTCACTGACTGCTGACTGCATGACTCATGATGAACCAATgctttttttattcattgtcAGACGCTCAAGCATTTGACACTGTTTAATAACTCATCCTCACGTGCAAATTTCATATCGTTTCCTCATGTCCTCAGGTCCCAGAGGCTGATTCGGGCATCATTTCTGAGAAACGACTTGCTGAAGCACCTTGATGAAGGAGAAATCAGAGCCATCATCGCCTGCATGCATTCCACCACCATCAATCAAGGCTGCTATGTTATTCAGGAGGGGACCGCTGGGGCTCAGGCTTACGTTTTGGAAGGTAAATCCTTTTTTCCTCTCACGATGGCCGCCATTAATCACACACGAGGATATTTATTAAGGCTTCCTTGAGATGTCAGATGCTTAAGGACAGACTGATTAAATGATGAGCTTGATCATATCTTTATATTTAAATTCTTGTACTGATAAACAGAAGCAAATAGAAACGCAACAAAGTGACAGCGTGTGGAGCAACACATTTCTAGTTTGGGTTGAAATGTCAGCTTGAGCCTGAGGAGACGGAGCGGCTGTTTATCTCCGGTTTCCTTGCCTTTCTGTTGTTTGTGCTGTATATCTCTCTCAGTCTGTACATTATCTGACATAAAACCCACTTCTCTGCGTCGTCCTTCACCCAGTGTTTGTTTATTCGCAGAAGGGAGGCTGGAAATGATGAAAGATGGACTGAAGCTGCTCACAGTTGAACCAGAAGACTTGTTTGGAGAGCTAGCGCTCCTTTACAACTGCACGCACACCTACTCTGTGTCAGGTATATCAAAGCTTTGCATCGGcttctttattttataattgCGCGCAGATGTCACAGGAGAGCTGTCAACCTGAAGAATTTCTCTGTGATTAACTTTGATTCGGCGAGGATATAAATAATTCTAGTTTAAGCGAATTTCGCAAGCGGTAAGATTTCTGGCTGTGGCCTCGGACAAAAGACGCCTGTTGAATTCGAAATCAAAAGACCCTCTGAGATCTTACAACAGCTTTGCATGGCTTTCTAACGGATGTGAGGAATTTAAAGCATCCTCGGTTTTTGCCGCTTAACACGGCTGCCTGAAGCGCCACATCTCCTCCCTGCAATCCAACATCTCAGCATCttgcaaacatttaaaaataatcttctTGTAAACGATCTCGATTCAGTGACCGCTGCGTTGCAACCTCTCATCTGTGCTTTTGTggtgtaaaaacatgatttttttcccctcttacaAGCAGAAACTGTGCTATCATTTCCTTTGAGGATCCGATCGCAGAGTCCTGTGGGAAAACCTTTTCAGTCGTGGCTGCGTGTGTCTGACCTGGTTTCACAAATAAATAGGCTGTGAAAATGGCCGGATCAGTTTAAATTGAAAAATCTGTCtgttttgccttgtttggtcCCAAAAGCATCCCATTCCTCCccctttttaaaaactcctttcTTTATCCTGCAACCAGGCAGCCTTTCCAATTCACTGTTCTACATTTGTCTGCTCTCTGGTAACAAAACTCATTTGATGTCTGCTCGCTTCTCCCCCTTGTTCCATGTACGCTCTTTTTTTCAATCCATTTAAGGCCTGTTGCATTTATCTCCTTCCTGACCTGAAATTACCTTTTTTCCCATCATATCTGGCACAAGAGATTGAATTAAAAACCAATGGCTGCACGCCGTGTGCCATACGAAGGTAAAGCGACAAAGTTTGGTTTGTATCCAAAAACGGGGAACTGAGACAAGGACTGCACCGCAATAATCAGATGCTCAATCTTATTAGACTGTCTGGAGGGGACGTCGTCTTCCGTTTGCAGGAAGGTTCAGTGAATCAATCAATACTGGTCATTATTAATTAACGACACTCTCTTTCAAGCTCTATTACAAAGAAAGATGGTGATGATGGCTGAAGGAAATTAGATTTGATTGATATCAACTGACCTCTGCGAGGAAAACaagtatttttagtttttacgATACACGGTAAGCATTTCTAATGAAATCCTGGCCTACTTACTGGCTGCACGTCCACATCCATCACAGGCAGCGTGAGTCTCGATAGTGCTTTCACTTGTCTGTCACTGACACAGCGtcttcctctgtctctgtgttttgatCTGCAGCACGAACGGACAGCAGGCTGTGGGTTGTGGATCGCAAGAGCTACCAGACCATACTCATGCAGAGTGGTCTCAAGCGCCTTTCCCATTCAGTGGAGCTTCTTAGCAGGTGAAAATCAGACTGATGCACATGGAGCAGCTCCAAAAAGCTGCTTTGATGGGCCATGTAGGCTTTTACCTCTGAGCACGGTATCTGCTCATTGTCCTCATGCACCTACATGAGCTATTGCGGATGATATCCAGTGCTttttgtttgtatctgtgtgcagCATTCCCTTCCTCCAGTCGCTGCCAGCAGATGTCCTCATGAAAATGTCGGATCTCATGGAAGAGGTACACTTGAAGTTATTTAACTGTGAAGCACACTAGTGTATCCAGCTAATAGATGAGGTGAATGTTTACATGCAGTGCCTCTATAAGTGCAAGGAAAGCTCTCTGGATGAACCcttctttgttttattgatATTTTTCCACTGGTCACACTGCTGTCGGTTTTCATTTGTCTTCCACAGACACATTACGCCGATGGCGACTACATCATTCGACAAGGGGCCACAGGAGACACTTTTTATATCATCAGCAAAGGCCAGGTAAAGTTTTCTGCTCTCATCCTGCTGCGCAGATCAAGGAGGGCTTTCTGAGGAA
This region of Pelmatolapia mariae isolate MD_Pm_ZW linkage group LG12, Pm_UMD_F_2, whole genome shotgun sequence genomic DNA includes:
- the ubl4a gene encoding ubiquitin-like protein 4A — protein: MILTVKPLQGKECSVQVTEDEKVSTVKELVSERLNIPANQQRLLYKGKALADEHRLSDYSIGPEAKLNLVIRPVGERTAASGTSAPGGGGSCSSTSSGSSTQGGVWQTISTILARHFSPADAAKVHEQLIKDYERSLRQLSLDDIERLAGRLLHPEGEGMDTSYMD